In the Deltaproteobacteria bacterium genome, GGCCAACGTGCGGGCGTCGATCGCTTGCTGGCTGTTACCCGGACAGGCTCCTAGCTGCCCGGCGCCGCCACGCAGACGTTGGTGATCGAGCCCTGGCTCCCGTCGAACGCGACCGTGCTGTCCTGGCCGATGCACACGTCGGTGCCGGTGGCGAGCGCGGGCAGGCTGTCGGTGAGGTTCACCGTGGTGGACGTGATGCCGTCGAGCTTGCCGTCGACGTACAGCGAGATCTCATCCGGGCCGTGCTGCACGATCACCCGGTGCGGCTTTCCGTCCTGCACGTTGGTGGTGCCGTAGACGTCGGCCACGTCGCCCACGCCGCTCACCACCTGCACCTCCTCCATCAGGAGCGCGCCGTTCGTGGTGCGGATGTCCCAGAACGAGCCGGTGCCGCAACCGGAGCGCTGGTTGAGCAGCGCGAGGTCGCCTTGCTGCGTGGTCTGGACCGTGAAGGCGATCCGGTAGTCGAAGGTCCCCACGTTGGACATGTCGCCGGTGCAGGTGAGCGCGGGCTCGGCGTACGGCAGCGGGTTCACGCCGCGCTTCACCGCGACCTGGGACAGATCGCTCGGCGAGGTGAGTGCCACGGTGCTGTCGGAACCCACGCAGACGTCGTTGGCCTGCACCAGCGGCGCGAGCGCGTTCCAGAAGGCCGTCGACACCACCGCGTTCTCCTGGACGCCGTCGACGAAGAGGTAGGCCGCGCCCGCTACCCGCTGCACCACCACCGCGTGGGGGTTGCCGTCCTGCACATTGGTGGTGCTGGTGAGGTGCGCGTCGTGCGGGAGGACCTCGGCGTCGACGGAGTCGGTCTCGAAGTCGATGTGGTTGCCGGCCGTCCGCGCGTCCCAGAAGTCGGCGGGGGCGCACGCGGCGCGCTGGTTGACCAGCGCGAGGTCGCCGGTCTGCGTGGTCTGGAGGTCGAAGGCCACCTGGTAGTTGTCCGAGTCCACCTGCGAGAGGTCGGGCACGCAGCCCGGGTCATCGGCCGAGCCGCTGATGCACACGCCGGTCAGCTGCGTGAGGCTCGTGTCGAGGGCCACCGTTCCATCGGCGCCATCGCAGATGTCCGTCCCCTGCTGCAGCGCGGGCAACGTGCCGCTGAGGCCCTGGGTGGAGACACCTTGCACGTCGAGGGCGCCGTCGACGAAGACGTAGAGGTGGTGGTTCAAGCGCTGGACCACCACCTGGTGCGTGTTCCCGTCCACCACGTTCTTGACGCCCTCCAGGATCTCGGCGCCCGCGTTGACGTTGCCGGCGTTCTCGATCGCCACCTCGAGGGTCCCGTTCCCGTTCACCCGGATGTCCCAGAACGTGCCCACGTTGCAGATGTCGCGCTGGTTGAGCACGGCGAAGCGGGCGCCGGTCTGGGTGCTGTGGATGGAGAAGGCGACGCGCAGGTCGCCGTTGTCCACGTTGGAGAGGTCGGTGACGCAGGCACCCGAGGCTGCCGTGCAGGCGGCGCCCGTGCTGCCCGACGAGCCGCTGGAGCTTCCCGACCCGGTGCTGCCCGAGCCCGAGCCGCTGCCCGAGCCCGAACCGCTGCCGGTGGAGCTGCCCGAGCCCGTGCTGCCCCCGCTGGAGCTCGAGGAGCTGCCGGTGCTCGACGTCGCGCTGGACGAGGTGGTGGAGCCAGACGAGCTGGAGCCAGACGAAGCGCCCGAGCTCGACGAGCTGCTGGACGACGTCGAGCTGGACGAGGCGGTGGAGCTGCCGGAGGTCGAGCTGGCGCTGCTGGTGGTCGAGCTGGCGCTGCTGGTGGTCGAGCTGGCGCTGCTGGTGGTCGAGCTCGAGCTGGAACCCGTGGCACCGGTGATGCTGCCCGCCGTCGAGCCACTCGAGCTGCTGTTGCTCCCGCTGCACGCGCCCAGCGCCACGACCCCCGCGATCAGGGCGAACTTCCCGATGAACTGCCGCGACACTCCCATGTTGTTTGCTCCCGTTGAAGGTAACGGCAGAAGGTATCGCAAAAGCGACCAAATCGAGGAAAATAAAGATGTCCACGCGGGTCGGGCCAACGCCGCACGCGCGACGTCCAGGTGCTTCGGCCGCAGCGCTCCCTTCGCCTCCCCGAATGGGAGGCCCGAGGTGAGCGTGTTCAGGGGACCTGCTCGCGCAGCGCTCGATACTTGGGACAGTATTGAGTCTCGGAGCTGATGGATTCCGAACCCGTGAGCGTGGGCAGGTTGTTGCCGCAGGTGGACGTATCCACGAGCACGCCGCCGATCGAGCCCCAATATCCATATTGAAAGATGTTCTCGGGAATGCCCGGCGTGCCCGCGAGGCTGAAGTGCATGAAGAGCGCCTCGCCGAAGTGCGACTTCCAGAACGACAAGTACGTCAGGTACGTCTCGTACATGCGCTCGTCGTGCTGGGCGAGGTGCTTGAGCTGCTGGTTGGTCGTGCCGGTGAGGCTCTGGCCGCCTTCGTAGGCCGCCATCTTGATTTGATACTGCGTCGTCAGGTTCTCGAAGTCGGTAAACATAGAATCGTAGCTTTGGATGTTGCTGGTGCAGCCGGCGAAGAGCGACCCCATGTCGCCGGTCTGCGAGTCATCCGGCGCGAAGTAGGGTGCGGTGGCCACGTAGGAGACGATGGTCTTCGGATCGCCGTAGTTGGCCTGGATGAACTGCAGCGCCACGTCGGTGTACGCCGCGCCAATCGCCCAGCCCGAGAGCACCGGCGCGATGATGCTGCTCTTGCCGAGGCTGTCGAACTCCGTGCGGAAGATGGCCGCGTGGCGCGCCAGCCGATCGCCCTCGACCTGGCCCACCTTCATGAGATCCGAATTTCCGCCCATCCAGCTCGGCGCGAAGGCGTTGTTGTACGTGCCCGTGTAGCGGCTGGTGTTCGCGTTGGCGAGCGTGAGGAACGTGTCGTACGCGGAGAAGCCCTGGTTCCAGGTCTCGTTCGCTTCTTCGAAGAGGAGCTGGAAGGGCGCGGTGTTTCCCTGCGCGGCGCGCGCGGCGTCGATGCGCGTGTAGTCGAGGTGGTCGCGGAGATAATCGGCAAACTGTGTAACGAAAGCGTCGTCTGCGTGCTCCGGGATGGTGACCCACATGTCCTTGCCGGTCTCGTTCACGAGCTCGACGATCAAGTCGTACGGCTGCCCGTTTGGCGACTGGCCGTAGCTGCTCGACTCGGGATGCTCGGACCAATTGGCAATCGTGCTGTTGTTGGTCTGCAGCCAGTCCATGAAGCGCAGCGCGCGGAACGGCGTAAGCAGGTTCAAGAAATGCGGCAGGAACACCTGCGATGTCCCCGGCGAGAATCCCGGATACAGCAGGTGCACATCGGTCACGGTCTGTCCCGCGCCATTGCTGATGACGAGGTTAAGGAAGTTTCCGAATGCGCCAGGCGTGCCGGTGATGGTCACCTGCGCCTGGTTCACGCCGTTCAGGTTCTGGAAGCTCCCCGCGAGCTGGCCGATTCCCGAGACGCTGAGCGTGCCGTTGCCTTGATAGGTGAGTGTGTAGGTGCCGCTCGGGAGCACGAAGCCGATGTCCGTGGAGCTCGTGCCCGAGGCGCCCGCGACGGGATAGCCGTTGGCGTCGAGCTGCGCGGCCGGGGTGTCGAACGGGCTGAGCTGGCGCGAGACGTCGACAAAGTACAAGTCCGCCGACACGTTCGTGCCGAGCCAATTTGAAACGGTCTGGCTGCCGGTCGTGCCCGTGGTCGAGGTGCCGGTGCTTCCCGTCGTGCTCGTGCTCGAGCCCGTGGAAGAGGTGCTCGTGCTCGAGGTCGAGCTTCCGCCGGTCGTGGTGGAGTTCGTCGAGGCGCCGCTGCTGCCCGTGGCGCCGTGGCTGCTGCCGCTGCTGCTGGTGCTGCCCGTGGCGCCGGTGCCGCTGGAGCTGCTCGCGGTGCTGGCCGGCGTGACCTTCGCGGTGCACCCCGCTGCCGCGAGCGAGGCGCAAATCCACAACGCGCGATTCATGAGTTCCCCCAACTATGGATTATCGAGCTTGCAGTCCGGGTCCAGCAGCTCCGGGCGATATTCGAAGTGCATGGTGTCGTAGTGGTACCAGCGGCCGCCCCAGATGAAGCCCTCGGCCTCGAACGCCTCGACGATGACCGCTGGGATCTCATTTCGCCACGTCACCGGCTCCACAGGCTTGGCCCACTGCCAGTAGGCCGAGTGCGCCACGTTGATGTCGAGCGAGACGCCGAAGCTGTGCGCCGAGAGCTTGTCGCTTCCGGCGATCACGCGCCAATTGAAAGTACCGCCGAGCTTCTCGAGGTACGGCTTCAGCGACGGCTGCTTCGCGACCATGGGCGCGAGCCGCTTCTCCACGCGCTGCAGCGGCGCCACGACCTTGGGATGCACCTTCAGGTGCTCGCCGAGAAAATCCAGCGGCACCAGTCGCGAGGCGATCTCCTTGGCGCTCGCGCCGTAGGTGGCGAAGAAGAGCGCGTCCACGCGCATGCGGCCCGGATCCGCGTCGACGGTGGTGATGGGTGCAATCGGTCCGCGCGGATACGGCTCGAGCAGGATGTCGTGCAGGTCCGGGTTCTCGAAGCGCTCGTAGGCGTTCTTCGTCCTGCCGTCGTTCCAGGGCACGCGCGCGCCGTCGGGGAGCTGACCGAACCACGCGCCGTCGACCAGCTTGGGCTGGACCGCGTAGTACTTCGCGAGACACGCGAGCGCGCGCGGCGGCTTCGGCGGAGCATCGGCGAGCGCGAGCGCAACCAGCACGGCGAGCATCTGCAGAGGCTCGCCCATTTTCGACGCGCATCCAAGCAGGCGTGCGGATACGTTTCGCGGATGTCGTCCGGGATTCCGCCGCCGGAGAGGCCGGGTCGCATCGCCGCGCTGTACGTGGCGCTGATGGTGCTCGGCAGCGCAGGCGCAGCTGCGGTGAACGTGCTGCACCTGCCCGCGGGCCTGGCGGCGCTCTTCTGCTTCGGCGCCGTGGTGTTCGCGTCGCTGGCCATCAGCTGGGGCGCGGAGGCGGCGCAGTTCTACGTCTCGCAAGGCTTCGCGGTCGCGGGCGTGGCGCTGTTGCAGGTGATGCCCGAGTTCATGGTGGAGGCCGTGATCGCCTGGAGCGGCCAGGTGGATCTCATGTTCGCCAACGCCACCGGCTCCAACCGATTGCTCATCGGCCTCGGCTGGCCCTTCATCTATGCGGTCGCGGCGATCTCGGCGCGCGGGCAGGACTGGCCGAGGGAGATCCGGCTGCGGCGCGAGAACATCACCGAGGTGACCGCGCTGCTCGCGTCGTCGAGCTACTACCTGGTCATCCTCGCGAAGGGCACGTTGGCCTCGTACGACGCGGTGGTGCTGTTCTCACTCTTCGTCCTCTATTTCGTCGCGCTGGGGCGCTTGCCCGCCGAAGAAGAGGACGACGCCGACGAGCTCCTCGCACCGCCGCGCTTCATCCTCACCCGACCGTCGAAGGTCGCGCGCATCGGCTGGCTCGTCGGACTCATCGCGTTCGGCGGCGGCGTTCTCGTCTCCGTGGCCGAGCCGTTCGTGCACACGCTGCAGGTCGTCGCGGTCTCTCTGGGGATCAGCGTCTTCGTGTTCGTGCAGTGGGTGGCGCCGTTCCTCTCCGAGTTCCCCGAGAAGGTGACCGCGTTCTACTGGGCGCGCACAGTGAAGCTCGCGCCGATGGCGGTGATGAACATGGTCTCTTCGACCGTGTCGCAGTTCACCCTGCTGGTCTCGATGATCCCCATCGTCTACGGGCTCTCGCCGCACTCGAAGGGGCTGCTCGTCAGCGTTCCGATGGATCCGGATCACCGGCGCGAGCTCTTCCTCTCCTGGGCGATGACGCTCTACGGCGTGGCCTGCTTGCTCAAGCTGCGCTTCACGCGCGCGAACGCCATCGTGCTCTTCACGCTCTGGCTGGTGCAGTTCGCGTATCGCGGCGAGCTGCCGTTCTCGCTGCCGCTCATCGGCAGCCACGTGCCGGCGATCATCGCTTGGCTGCTCATCGTGCTCGCGGTGATGGAGGTCGCGTGGCACTGGCGCGAGCTCGACGTGCGCGGCGCGCTCTCGCACGCGTGGGGCTTGATGCGCCGGGGCGCGTGAGCGTCGCGGGTGTGGCGCACGCGTGAATTTCAGGTGTCGCAGTCGGTTGTCGATTGAAGGACCTCGGAGCGGCGTCTAGAAGCCGCGCCCGAAATGGGCCGCCTCGCTAAGCTCGTGGGACTCGCGCTGCTCGCTGCTTGTGGCGCGCCCGCAGACGCGCGTCGACGCGAAGTGGTGAGCGCGATCACCGCCGCCGACGCGCCGCTGATCCGCAATCGGCCCGAGCTCGTGGCGGGCAAGTACCAGAAGATGGCGAGCGACCTCGTCGACTACTACCGAGGCGTGCTGCCGGTGTACGGGCACGATTGGCGCGAGGGCCGCTCGGAGCTCTCGCGATCGAAGTTCGCGCTCGATGGGCCGCTGGTGCTCTCGTCGTCGGATCCGCACCCGGAGAACTTTGGGACGCTGCGCGCGGCCGACGGCACTTGGGCGCTGGAGCCGAACGACTTCGATTCCGCGGATCGACTGCCGTACCTCTGGGATGTGCGGCGGCTCTGCTCGGGCATGGTGCTGGTGGCGCGGCAGTCGAATCCGGACGTGCCCGGCGCGCGCCTGGCCGCGAGCGACGACGCGCAGCAGATCGCGCGCGCTGCGGTCGAGGGCTACCGCGACGCGATCCTCAGCATGGCCGCCGGCGGACCTCGCGTGCGCGTGGTCGCCGGCAGCGATGGCGACCTCATCACCGCGGATCTCTTGCAGCGCTCGCTGAAGGGCTGGAACGGGCAGAGCGAGCTCACCGACGAGACCACGCTCGACGCGAATGGCGTGCGCCATGTGATCCGCGGCGTTCCGGATCCGACCACGCCCACGAGCGCGTACGCGGACCTGCCGCCCGAGGCGCTGGCCACGCTGCCCGCGGCGCTCGCGCAGTACGCGTCGAGCCTCGAAGTTCCCGTGGATCCCGCGGAGCTGACCTTGCTCGACGCCGCGCAGGAGTTCGGCTCGGGCGTGGCGAGCTGGCCGCGCGTGCGCGTGCTGGCGCTGGTGCGCGGCCCAAGCGACGACCCGAGCGACGACTTCATGCTCGAGCTGAAGGAGATGTCCGACTCGGGCGTGGGCGGCTGGCTTCCGCCGGGCGTGGTGGCGGACACGAATCCGCAGCGCGTGCTCCAGTCGATCCACGCGGGCTGGGGCGTGCCCGACGCGGATCCGCGCTGGGGTGCGACGTCGTGGCTCGGCTTCGACATGCAGGTGAAGACGCACAGCGGTGGCTTCAAGACGTTCAAGGTGGAGAAGGCGATTGGTGCCCTGGGCACGCCCGCGTCGCTCGAGCGCTTCGCGCGCACGCTCGGCGGCCTGGTCGCGCGGGTGCACGCCTCGACGCCTGAGACGCCGGACATGGCGAAGCGCATCGCCGCGGTGATCGGCACGGATCCGGAAGGCTTCGCCGACGAACAGGCCGCGCTCGCCGTGAGCTACGAGGTGCAGGTCGAGGCGGATTGGGCGGGCTTCTCGCAGTCGCTGCAGGAGCTCGGGCCCACCCTGGGGCTCACGCCCGACGCGAGCGAGCACGCGCCGCCGGAGCTCACCCAGATGTTCGCGCCGCCGTCGTTTGGAGCCGCACCGTGAAGACGCTCGCGATTGTAACCATTCTGTTTGGTGCCTCGGCTGCCCTCGCCGATGAGCCCGCGCCTGCGCCGGTTGAAGCGGCTGCGCCCGCGCCATCGTCGGAGCCCACGATCCTCGGCGTTAGCCTGAAGCCGGGCCTCGAGCTCTTCGGCCAGTACGACTACATCGACACCTTCAACAGCGACGGCAGCCGCAACTGGTTCTCGCAGTTCGACGTGCCGCGCGCCTGGGGCTCCCTCGACGCCGAGAAGGGCACCGTGCGCGGCAGGATGCTCATCGAGGCCACGCGCTCCGCGAGCGATGGCGCGCTGCTCGGCGTCGCCGGTGACTCGTTCGTGATGCGCGTGCGCGAGGCGTGGGCAGGTTGGCGTCCGATTCCCGAGCTCGACGCGCAGGTCGGCGTGGTACCCACGTTCGCGATCGCCGAGCTCGACCAGGCGTGGATGACGCGCGCCGTGGCGCCGTCGCTCCTCGAGACCACCTCCCTCGCCCATGCAGCCGACCTCGGCGCCAGCGCGCGCTTCACCGCGCCGCGCGGCTACGGCTGGGCGGGCGCCGCGATTCTCAACGGCGAGGGCTACGAAGAGCGCGAGCTCAACCGCGGCAAGAACCTCGAGCTCGCTGCCGAGCTGCGCCCGGCGCCGGATACCGTCGCGGGCCCGCTCGCGATCTTTGCGGACTTCGAGAACGGCTCGCAGGGCACCGCGCGCGTGCCCGTCACGCGGCTCACGCTGGCGCTGCTCTGGCAGGGGATCCGGATCCGCGCGGGCGGCACCTCGACGCTGGCCTGGGGCGTGGATGGCGATGGCGCGGCGCAGTCGCGGCTGTACGAGCTCTTCGTGCGCGGCGAGCCCATCCCGCGGCTCATCTTCGCGGCGCGGCTCTCGCGGTATCAGCGCGACGCCACCGTCGCCGATGACCGCCTCGACTCGGGGCTCGCGAGCGTCGGCTTCCGCGCAGCGGATCCGCTCGAGCTCTTCCTCGTGGCGCAGCGCACCTCGCCGGGCGCGGCGGCCGCGAGCGCGCTCACCGGAAACGACACCTTCGACGTGCGCTTCGTGGCTCACGTCGTCTTTTGAGGAGAACGTCATGCGCAACGCCGTCATCGCTTCGCTCGCCTTCGCGCTCGCCGCCTGCGGCGATTCGGGTCCCTCCACCACCGCAACCGCCACAGCGACGGGCACCACCACCGCCGCCTCGACCAGCGGCACCAGCGGCGCCGGCAACACCACCAGCGGTGCCACCAGCACCGGCGGCGCGACGACCACCAGCGGCGCGACGAGCAACACCGGCGCCACCAGCATCGGCAGCACGACCGGAAACGCCACGAGCACCTCGACGGGCAGCACGGGCTCGAGCGCGGGCGCCGTGGTGCTCAACGAGGTCT is a window encoding:
- a CDS encoding M15 family metallopeptidase gives rise to the protein MLAVLVALALADAPPKPPRALACLAKYYAVQPKLVDGAWFGQLPDGARVPWNDGRTKNAYERFENPDLHDILLEPYPRGPIAPITTVDADPGRMRVDALFFATYGASAKEIASRLVPLDFLGEHLKVHPKVVAPLQRVEKRLAPMVAKQPSLKPYLEKLGGTFNWRVIAGSDKLSAHSFGVSLDINVAHSAYWQWAKPVEPVTWRNEIPAVIVEAFEAEGFIWGGRWYHYDTMHFEYRPELLDPDCKLDNP
- a CDS encoding DUF2252 family protein, producing the protein MGRLAKLVGLALLAACGAPADARRREVVSAITAADAPLIRNRPELVAGKYQKMASDLVDYYRGVLPVYGHDWREGRSELSRSKFALDGPLVLSSSDPHPENFGTLRAADGTWALEPNDFDSADRLPYLWDVRRLCSGMVLVARQSNPDVPGARLAASDDAQQIARAAVEGYRDAILSMAAGGPRVRVVAGSDGDLITADLLQRSLKGWNGQSELTDETTLDANGVRHVIRGVPDPTTPTSAYADLPPEALATLPAALAQYASSLEVPVDPAELTLLDAAQEFGSGVASWPRVRVLALVRGPSDDPSDDFMLELKEMSDSGVGGWLPPGVVADTNPQRVLQSIHAGWGVPDADPRWGATSWLGFDMQVKTHSGGFKTFKVEKAIGALGTPASLERFARTLGGLVARVHASTPETPDMAKRIAAVIGTDPEGFADEQAALAVSYEVQVEADWAGFSQSLQELGPTLGLTPDASEHAPPELTQMFAPPSFGAAP